Proteins from a single region of Corynebacterium pseudogenitalium:
- a CDS encoding sulfurtransferase, producing MGIELDDHSQFANYAHPERFVSAAWLSARLGMPGLRVVESDEDAFLYDIGHIPGAVRIDWHNDLNDPVQRDFIDGEAFAELMSARGISRDDTVVIYGDRSNWWAAYTAWVFELFGHPDVRILDGGRDAWMGEERDTSFAVPEYPRTEYPVVERQDAPLRTFASELLQETPAQLIDARSPEHYAGAEAAAKDGGVDTLRHGHIPGAVNVPWGNSVFPNARLKGRDDIAHVYKDFDPATPTVVYCQLGESAAHTWFVLKHVLGFEQVSLYDGSWAEWGNMVRVPVERGER from the coding sequence GTGGGCATCGAACTCGACGATCACTCGCAGTTTGCGAACTACGCACATCCGGAACGATTCGTGTCAGCCGCGTGGCTTTCTGCACGCTTGGGCATGCCGGGTCTGCGGGTGGTCGAAAGCGACGAGGACGCCTTCCTCTACGACATTGGGCACATCCCAGGCGCCGTCCGGATCGATTGGCACAACGACCTCAATGATCCTGTGCAGCGCGACTTTATCGACGGCGAGGCCTTCGCAGAACTCATGAGCGCGCGCGGCATCTCCCGCGACGATACCGTGGTGATCTACGGCGACCGCTCCAACTGGTGGGCCGCCTACACGGCGTGGGTCTTCGAGCTGTTCGGTCACCCGGATGTGCGCATCCTCGACGGCGGCCGCGACGCCTGGATGGGTGAAGAGCGCGATACCTCCTTCGCGGTGCCGGAGTACCCACGCACTGAGTACCCGGTAGTCGAGCGCCAGGACGCCCCGCTTCGCACCTTCGCATCTGAGCTGCTGCAGGAAACCCCCGCCCAGCTTATCGACGCCCGCTCGCCCGAGCATTACGCAGGAGCAGAGGCGGCCGCAAAGGATGGTGGCGTCGATACTCTGCGCCACGGGCACATCCCCGGCGCAGTGAACGTGCCGTGGGGCAACTCCGTGTTCCCGAACGCGCGCCTCAAGGGCAGGGACGACATTGCGCACGTCTATAAAGACTTCGACCCTGCTACACCGACTGTGGTCTATTGCCAGCTCGGCGAAAGCGCGGCCCACACCTGGTTCGTGCTGAAGCACGTGCTCGGCTTCGAGCAGGTTTCGCTCTACGACGGCTCGTGGGCGGAGTGGGGAAACATGGTGCGCGTGCCAGTGGAGCGCGGCGAACGCTAA
- a CDS encoding Cj0069 family protein yields MHKAIVVFEVEGGSDKYFDGHRKDTMPIVNAIKAMGWHAEVVFYRPEWKDAIYTYVSENFDGYISRVNPGNIPGGEKGYFDLLTSLSVAGLVGMSTPGEMMAYGAKDALVKLKDTDLVPSDTAAYYDVDTFHETFPTSLSYGERVLKQNRGSTGEGIWRVRIADEDLAASVEPGTALPLDTKIRCTEAVDNHTETRELGEFMTFCNQYIVGDNGMLVDMRFMPRIVEGEIRILLVGPHPVFVVHKKPAEGGDNFSATLFSGATYTYDKPEAWQELIDMFAEARPVIAENLGGDNIPLIWTADFMLADGENGEDTYVLGEINCSCVGFTSELDMGIQELVAQEAIKRVEAKFA; encoded by the coding sequence ATGCATAAAGCTATCGTCGTATTCGAGGTCGAGGGCGGCTCGGATAAGTATTTCGACGGACACCGGAAAGACACCATGCCGATCGTCAACGCGATCAAGGCTATGGGATGGCACGCCGAAGTTGTCTTCTACCGCCCCGAGTGGAAAGACGCGATCTACACCTACGTCTCCGAGAACTTTGACGGCTACATTTCCCGCGTAAACCCAGGCAACATCCCTGGCGGTGAGAAGGGCTACTTCGACCTGCTCACCAGCCTTTCGGTTGCGGGCCTGGTCGGCATGTCCACGCCGGGCGAGATGATGGCCTACGGCGCGAAGGACGCCCTGGTGAAGCTGAAGGACACCGACCTCGTCCCGTCCGACACCGCCGCCTACTACGACGTCGATACCTTCCATGAGACCTTCCCGACGTCCCTGTCCTACGGCGAGCGCGTGCTGAAGCAGAACCGTGGCTCAACCGGCGAGGGCATCTGGCGCGTCCGCATCGCTGACGAGGACCTCGCGGCCTCCGTCGAGCCGGGCACCGCGCTGCCACTGGACACCAAGATCCGCTGCACCGAGGCCGTCGACAACCACACCGAGACGCGCGAGCTCGGCGAGTTCATGACCTTCTGCAACCAGTACATCGTTGGCGACAACGGCATGCTGGTGGACATGCGCTTCATGCCACGCATCGTCGAGGGCGAGATCCGCATTCTGCTCGTCGGCCCGCACCCGGTGTTCGTTGTGCACAAGAAGCCGGCAGAGGGCGGCGACAACTTCTCTGCAACCCTGTTCTCCGGCGCAACGTACACCTACGACAAGCCAGAGGCATGGCAGGAGCTCATCGACATGTTCGCTGAGGCCCGCCCGGTCATCGCCGAGAACCTCGGCGGCGACAACATCCCGCTCATCTGGACCGCGGACTTCATGCTGGCCGACGGCGAGAACGGCGAGGACACCTACGTGCTCGGCGAGATCAACTGCTCCTGCGTTGGCTTTACCTCCGAGCTCGACATGGGCATCCAGGAGCTCGTTGCGCAGGAGGCAATCAAGCGCGTTGAGGCGAAGTTCGCCTAG
- a CDS encoding DUF3151 domain-containing protein, whose translation MKFNDMLAPDPIHLPEDPATGCDLLADATAVAHPDSPAVWAARAERELADGDTIVAYAYARTGYHRSLDRLRANGWKGWGPVPTSHEANVPVLKAIAMLALASKAIGDDAEYDRCRQMLSDADPDSVTTLL comes from the coding sequence ATGAAGTTCAACGACATGCTTGCCCCTGACCCGATCCACCTCCCAGAAGACCCAGCCACCGGCTGCGATCTGCTCGCCGACGCCACCGCCGTCGCACACCCTGACTCCCCCGCCGTGTGGGCCGCCCGCGCCGAGCGCGAGCTGGCAGACGGCGACACGATCGTCGCCTACGCGTACGCCCGCACCGGCTACCACCGCTCGCTCGACCGGTTGCGCGCCAACGGCTGGAAGGGCTGGGGCCCGGTTCCGACCTCACACGAGGCGAACGTGCCGGTGCTCAAGGCTATCGCGATGCTCGCCCTGGCCTCCAAGGCCATTGGCGACGACGCCGAGTACGACCGCTGCCGCCAGATGCTTTCCGATGCCGACCCGGACAGCGTAACTACGCTGCTCTAA
- a CDS encoding Maf family protein — translation MRIVLASQSPSRRMLLEQGGIKPVLRPANIDEDAVIASLVDAPPAHTVAALARAKAETVAGEFPNDVVVGCDSMLLLDGQLLGKPHTVEATIERWRAQRGKAAELLTGHAVAYNGEWVTDTVRTTIRFGEASDADIVAYANSGQPLQCAGAFTLEALGSWFIDSIDGDPTSVIGLSMPLLRRCLYHFGLDTSEFWVS, via the coding sequence ATGCGGATTGTTCTCGCCTCACAGTCGCCGTCGCGCCGAATGTTGCTCGAGCAGGGCGGCATCAAGCCGGTGCTTCGGCCCGCCAACATCGACGAGGATGCGGTGATCGCCTCGCTTGTCGACGCCCCACCAGCGCACACCGTCGCCGCCCTCGCCCGCGCTAAGGCTGAGACCGTCGCCGGCGAGTTCCCTAACGACGTCGTGGTCGGCTGCGATTCCATGCTGCTTCTGGACGGCCAGCTGCTGGGCAAGCCGCACACCGTTGAGGCCACGATCGAGCGCTGGCGTGCGCAACGCGGCAAGGCCGCAGAGCTGCTCACCGGCCACGCCGTCGCCTACAACGGCGAGTGGGTCACGGACACTGTGCGCACCACCATCCGCTTCGGTGAGGCAAGCGACGCCGACATCGTCGCCTACGCCAATTCCGGCCAGCCGCTGCAGTGCGCGGGCGCGTTTACGCTCGAGGCGCTCGGCTCCTGGTTTATTGACTCCATTGACGGCGACCCAACCAGCGTCATCGGCTTGTCGATGCCGCTGCTGCGGCGCTGCCTCTATCACTTCGGACTGGACACGTCGGAGTTCTGGGTATCCTAG
- a CDS encoding acyl-CoA carboxylase subunit epsilon, with protein sequence MSSLPFDVVKGNPSPEEVEALRLVLEQLQQQAQAAKRGQRNLWGVAPSPVHAPTLFNPLAFSPSTYS encoded by the coding sequence ATGTCTTCCCTCCCCTTCGACGTTGTGAAAGGCAACCCCTCCCCCGAGGAGGTCGAGGCGCTGCGCCTCGTGCTGGAGCAACTGCAGCAGCAGGCGCAGGCGGCGAAGCGCGGGCAGCGCAACCTGTGGGGCGTAGCGCCATCGCCGGTGCATGCGCCGACTCTGTTTAACCCGCTCGCGTTCTCCCCTTCGACGTACTCCTAA
- a CDS encoding acyl-CoA carboxylase subunit beta produces MGDKSSSKPDMSTTAGRIQDLRNRLDEAQAPLGQDAIDAVHEAGDLTARERVERLLDAGSFVEVDALARHRVEAYKMDRTKPSTDGVVAGYGLIDGRRVCVFSQDATIFDGGIGEVYAEKILKVYELAAKTGVPVIGFYDSLGPRWQEGVVTAHMQAKILRAATQASGLVPQIAVVVGEVATLAATTVPLADMRIMVDGASLHLAATDVASKVAGSEVTAEQLGGADVHAATTGVANIRVSTDEQAVDEVRKLMSYLPLNNRAAAPVADAAEGADASVLDSLVPDEDAQPYDITTVIETITDGDFYELGGAHAGNVVTGFAHIDGRALGIVATQPSVLAGCLSADAARKAARFIRTCDAFNLPLLHIVDCPGFVPTVEEEQAGALSAASTLAYAFAEAQVGTITVITRKALGTAYSVLGSKGLGADLVFAWPTAQIALADAPTAAEALGVDTQAYEEENLNPYVATERGLVDAVIAPSDTRAQVVEGLRLLERKVVYPPQKKHGNLPL; encoded by the coding sequence ATGGGCGATAAATCTTCTTCCAAACCTGACATGTCGACGACTGCAGGCCGTATCCAAGATCTGCGCAACCGGCTTGACGAGGCCCAGGCGCCGCTTGGCCAGGACGCGATCGACGCGGTCCACGAGGCCGGGGACCTGACTGCGCGTGAGCGTGTCGAGCGTTTGTTGGACGCGGGCTCCTTCGTGGAGGTCGACGCGCTGGCACGCCACCGCGTCGAGGCATACAAGATGGACCGCACCAAGCCGTCGACGGATGGTGTCGTGGCCGGCTATGGCCTCATCGACGGCCGCCGCGTGTGCGTATTCTCCCAGGACGCCACCATTTTCGACGGCGGCATCGGCGAGGTGTACGCCGAGAAGATCCTCAAAGTCTACGAGCTGGCCGCAAAGACTGGCGTGCCGGTAATCGGGTTCTACGACTCGCTCGGCCCGCGCTGGCAGGAGGGCGTCGTCACGGCGCATATGCAGGCGAAGATCCTGCGTGCTGCGACGCAGGCTTCTGGCCTGGTGCCGCAGATCGCCGTGGTTGTCGGCGAGGTTGCCACGCTTGCTGCCACCACCGTCCCGCTGGCTGACATGCGCATCATGGTTGATGGCGCAAGCCTTCATCTGGCCGCAACCGACGTCGCCTCCAAGGTCGCTGGTAGCGAGGTGACCGCGGAGCAGCTCGGCGGCGCGGACGTCCACGCGGCCACCACTGGTGTTGCAAACATTCGCGTCAGCACCGACGAGCAGGCTGTCGACGAGGTGCGCAAGCTCATGAGCTACCTGCCGCTGAACAACCGCGCGGCTGCTCCCGTGGCTGACGCCGCCGAGGGCGCTGACGCCAGCGTGCTTGACTCCCTGGTTCCCGACGAGGACGCCCAGCCATACGACATCACCACCGTCATCGAGACGATCACCGACGGCGACTTCTACGAGCTCGGCGGCGCCCACGCCGGCAACGTCGTCACCGGGTTTGCGCACATTGACGGTCGGGCGCTCGGCATCGTAGCCACGCAGCCAAGTGTGCTCGCTGGCTGCCTGAGCGCCGACGCTGCCCGAAAGGCCGCGCGCTTCATCCGCACCTGCGACGCGTTCAACCTGCCGCTGCTGCACATCGTGGACTGCCCAGGCTTCGTCCCGACCGTCGAGGAGGAGCAGGCAGGCGCCCTGTCCGCTGCGTCCACGCTGGCGTACGCCTTCGCTGAGGCCCAGGTGGGCACCATTACTGTGATCACGCGCAAGGCGCTCGGCACCGCCTACTCGGTGCTCGGCTCGAAGGGCCTGGGCGCTGACCTTGTCTTCGCGTGGCCGACCGCGCAGATCGCGCTGGCTGACGCACCGACGGCTGCTGAGGCGTTGGGCGTCGATACGCAGGCGTACGAGGAAGAAAACCTCAACCCCTACGTCGCTACCGAGCGCGGCCTTGTCGACGCCGTCATCGCACCTAGCGACACCCGCGCCCAGGTCGTGGAGGGCCTGCGCCTGCTGGAGCGCAAGGTTGTCTATCCGCCGCAGAAGAAGCACGGCAACCTGCCGCTGTAA
- a CDS encoding biotin--[acetyl-CoA-carboxylase] ligase, translating into MNAEELSRLQRGVEKYWPVVRWVETTGSTNDDLLREGEPGTVLIAGEQTASRGRLGRKWVSPKGAQLAMSMVLRIDDNPPPFGLLSIAPGVAVTDVVPQAQLKWPNDVQIGGKKLAGILSGLADGRVVVGIGINLNFEPEQLPIPTATALNLEGIDVDFVDFTTQVLCAMGERFAQWQQRDPQLLADYRKVCSTIGQHVRIELHDGEVIGTVDGVNDEGEVIIDGTAYSVGDVHHLRPKQ; encoded by the coding sequence ATGAATGCTGAAGAACTGAGCAGGCTCCAGCGGGGCGTCGAAAAGTATTGGCCGGTGGTGCGCTGGGTGGAAACCACCGGGTCGACGAACGACGATCTGTTGCGTGAAGGCGAGCCGGGCACCGTGCTCATCGCGGGGGAGCAGACGGCGTCGCGCGGGCGACTTGGCCGCAAGTGGGTCAGCCCGAAGGGTGCGCAACTGGCGATGAGCATGGTGCTGCGCATCGACGACAACCCGCCACCGTTCGGGCTGCTGTCGATCGCGCCCGGCGTCGCGGTGACCGACGTCGTGCCGCAGGCCCAGCTCAAATGGCCGAACGACGTGCAGATCGGCGGGAAGAAGCTCGCCGGGATTCTCTCCGGACTGGCGGACGGGCGCGTAGTGGTCGGCATCGGCATCAACCTCAACTTCGAGCCCGAGCAGCTGCCCATCCCCACCGCAACGGCGCTGAATCTCGAGGGGATCGACGTCGACTTCGTGGACTTCACCACGCAGGTGCTGTGCGCGATGGGTGAACGTTTCGCGCAGTGGCAGCAGCGCGACCCGCAGCTGCTGGCCGACTACCGCAAAGTGTGCAGCACGATCGGGCAGCACGTGCGCATTGAGCTGCATGACGGCGAGGTGATTGGCACCGTCGATGGCGTCAACGACGAGGGCGAAGTGATCATCGACGGCACGGCATACAGCGTCGGAGATGTGCACCACCTCCGGCCGAAACAGTAG
- the budA gene encoding acetolactate decarboxylase, giving the protein MTETNPAIVRHTIFQNSLMTALLDGIYEGELTIGDILGKGNFGLGTFDGLDGEMIILDGVCYQLTSDGKARVASLDQRTPFTVVTNFVPRIRVDAPKGMRRAELAEFIDALEPSHNFFYAVRITGTFDEVVTRTVTKQEKPYRPMTEAIGDDAEHHFTDVHGIIGGFRTPAYAKGIGVPGCHVHFIDDARTAGGHVLDYTINDAVIELCPATDMDLHLPITADFQAGSLSPSDLDSQLHTTEIKE; this is encoded by the coding sequence ATGACTGAAACGAATCCCGCGATTGTTCGCCATACCATCTTCCAAAACTCGTTGATGACCGCGCTTCTCGACGGCATCTACGAAGGCGAACTGACCATCGGAGACATCCTCGGCAAAGGAAACTTCGGCCTTGGCACCTTCGACGGGCTCGACGGAGAGATGATTATTCTCGACGGCGTGTGCTACCAGCTCACCAGCGACGGCAAGGCGCGCGTCGCAAGCCTTGACCAGCGCACACCGTTTACCGTGGTCACCAACTTTGTGCCGCGCATCCGCGTCGACGCGCCGAAAGGGATGCGGCGCGCGGAACTGGCCGAGTTCATCGACGCGCTCGAGCCGAGCCACAACTTCTTCTACGCCGTCAGAATCACCGGCACCTTCGACGAGGTGGTCACCCGCACCGTGACCAAGCAGGAGAAACCGTACCGCCCCATGACGGAGGCCATCGGCGATGACGCCGAGCACCACTTCACCGACGTACACGGCATCATCGGCGGCTTCCGCACGCCCGCCTACGCCAAAGGCATCGGGGTGCCCGGCTGCCACGTCCACTTCATTGACGACGCCCGCACCGCCGGCGGCCACGTGCTCGACTACACCATCAACGACGCCGTCATCGAGCTGTGCCCCGCCACCGACATGGATCTGCACCTGCCGATCACGGCAGACTTCCAGGCAGGCAGCCTCAGCCCGAGCGACCTGGACAGCCAGCTGCACACAACGGAAATTAAGGAGTAG
- a CDS encoding 5-(carboxyamino)imidazole ribonucleotide synthase, with the protein MPRVAVIGDGQLARMMHTEAIELGMQPRVLAGAPDASAAQVFGDVQLGDYTNFDDLHATIQGASAITFDHEHVPNEFLQRLLDEGYNVEPRPQALIYAQDKLEQRTKLKELGAPVPPFAKFDSVEDAREFWKLVDGRVCVKATRGGYDGHGVWFPETLQECEQLVTDLLEKGVVLYAEEKVNFARELSAMVARNRDGEVKAWPVVESRQADGVCHIAIAPAPELPADVAKQCRDLATNIATKLDVTGVLAVELFECIGEDGASKILVNELAMRPHNTGHWTQDGCVTSQFEQHLRAVLNWPLGSVDTLEPVTVMVNTLGAEEDPQMPMEQRVIEVMRRYPEAKVHLYGKSWRPGRKMGHVNVTGYDATSTLAIAQHAAHFIVHANWY; encoded by the coding sequence ATGCCCAGAGTTGCCGTTATCGGTGACGGTCAGCTTGCCAGAATGATGCACACGGAAGCCATCGAACTTGGAATGCAGCCCAGGGTGCTCGCAGGCGCCCCGGACGCCTCGGCCGCCCAGGTGTTTGGTGACGTCCAGCTTGGTGACTACACCAACTTCGACGACCTGCACGCAACCATCCAGGGTGCCTCGGCGATCACGTTCGACCACGAACACGTCCCAAACGAGTTCCTGCAGCGCCTGCTGGACGAAGGTTACAACGTGGAGCCGCGCCCCCAGGCGCTGATTTACGCCCAGGACAAGCTTGAGCAGCGCACCAAGCTCAAGGAGCTGGGGGCACCGGTGCCGCCGTTTGCGAAGTTTGACTCCGTGGAGGACGCCCGCGAGTTCTGGAAGCTTGTCGACGGCCGCGTGTGCGTCAAGGCGACGCGCGGAGGCTACGACGGGCACGGCGTCTGGTTCCCAGAGACCCTGCAAGAGTGCGAGCAGCTGGTCACCGATCTGCTTGAGAAGGGCGTTGTGCTCTACGCGGAAGAAAAGGTGAACTTCGCCCGCGAACTTTCCGCGATGGTGGCGCGCAACCGGGACGGCGAGGTCAAGGCGTGGCCCGTCGTCGAGTCACGGCAGGCGGACGGCGTCTGCCATATCGCGATTGCTCCAGCGCCAGAACTGCCGGCTGATGTGGCGAAACAGTGCCGTGATCTTGCCACCAATATTGCGACCAAGCTTGACGTTACGGGCGTGCTCGCCGTTGAGCTCTTCGAGTGCATCGGGGAGGACGGGGCGTCGAAAATTCTGGTCAACGAGCTTGCGATGCGCCCGCACAACACGGGGCACTGGACGCAGGACGGCTGCGTGACCTCCCAGTTTGAGCAGCACCTGCGCGCGGTCCTGAACTGGCCGCTCGGGTCCGTGGACACGCTCGAGCCGGTCACGGTGATGGTGAACACTCTCGGTGCGGAGGAGGATCCGCAGATGCCGATGGAGCAGCGCGTCATCGAGGTGATGCGCCGCTACCCGGAGGCCAAGGTGCACCTGTACGGCAAGAGCTGGCGCCCTGGGCGCAAGATGGGACACGTCAACGTCACCGGCTACGACGCCACGTCCACCTTGGCAATTGCGCAGCACGCCGCGCACTTTATTGTTCACGCGAACTGGTACTAA